Proteins co-encoded in one Setaria viridis chromosome 9, Setaria_viridis_v4.0, whole genome shotgun sequence genomic window:
- the LOC117836354 gene encoding uncharacterized protein, giving the protein MAKTRKPPPPPPPPPPPPPPPAETPSPQRRRKKKGRPSLLDLQRRSLRLQAQNPSPAPSPSRRDPNPSDDDEDGAGSGRRRQKRLKSVLSGVVKEEPGEGKKDAAKATGKGLAALDGGGPTGTPLPDKKLLLFILDRLQKKDTYGVFSEPVDPEELPDYHEIIEHPMDFSTIREKLLNDSYSNLEQFEDDVFLLTSNAMSYNSADTIYFRQARSIEALAKKDFENLRQPSDEEEEPKPPARRGRPPKNPKTEDDVSPDLSNVKTNKPEDNADTIRKRSTGDRTRNTTPLKDPSTFHSMFGSFSAKRTDKIGDYSGSSKWGKKPPSLDDDRRSTYDQHYSRNSSLFGAFDDERKLLVPVGVQQQHAYARSLARFAAKLGPVGWDIAANRIRRALPPGTNFGPGWIVDGEPPQNSQWPPVVTSTNPSESTAPPNMPSKIDVLHHKSGPSSNGAVTGEEHLTRTQTVPSTSASFDKSSEIASKVIKHENGANKSCGGIDNTGPAPPLQHHSHSREIHSNINGFSAVSNAMSQFAGHGLFGSGIPMTHAQVLGMFSGMNGKANGYIHGHQLTADSLKAAQNGDVGKATVNPVQGASHDPKIVNDNSSAHPSLNAGVQSSGSLPKGKLVNPKHPDLALQL; this is encoded by the exons ATGGCGAAGACCCGCAAgccccctcccccaccaccgcccccgcccccgcccccgccgccccccgcaGAGACGCCATccccgcagcggcggcgcaagaAGAagggccgcccctccctcctcgaCCTCCAGCGCCGCAGCCTCCGCCTCCAGgcccaaaaccctagccccgCCCCCTCACCCTCCCGCAGGGACCCCAACCCCTccgacgacgatgaggacggggccgggagcgggcggcggcggcagaagcGCCTCAAGAGCGTCCTCTCCGGCGTCGTCAAG GAGGAGCCGGGGGAGGGAAAGAAGGACGCAGCGAAAGCGACGGGGAAAG GGCTTGCTGCGTTGGATGGCGGTGGGCCCACGGGGACGCCCCTCCCAGACAAAAAGTTGCTGCTCTTCATCCTCGATAGGCTCCAGAA GAAGGATACTTATGGAGTTTTCTCAGAGCCTGTCGACCCAGAGGAG CTTCCAGATTACCATGAGATTATTGAGCATCCAATGGATTTCTCAACAATCCGTGAGAAGCTGTTGAATGACTCCTATTCTAACTTGGAGCAGTTTGAG GATGATGTATTTCTACTTACGTCAAATGCTATGTCTTACAATTCAGCCGACACAATCTACTTCCGGCAG GCACGATCTATTGAAGCTCTTGCCAAAAAGGATTTTGAAAACTTGAGGCAACCTagcgatgaagaagaagaacccaAGCCACCAGCTCGAAGAGGCAGGCCACCAAAGAATCCAAAGACAGAGGATGATGTGTCACCAGATCTATCCAATGTAAAAACAAATAAACCTGAAGACAATGCTGATACAATAAGAAAAAGATCTACTGGAGACAGAACTCGAAATACTACCCCATTGAAAGATCCATCCACTTTTCACagtatgtttggttcctttagtgCAAAAAGAACAGATAAAATCGGTGATTATTCAG GTTCATCAAAGTGGGGGAAGAAACCCCCTAGTTTAGATGACGACCGCCGGAGTACGTATGATCAGCATTACTCACGTAATAGCTCTCTGTTTGGCGCCTTTGATGATGAGAGGAAACTACTGGTGCCA GTAGGGGTTCAGCAGCAACATGCATATGCTAGGAGCTTGGCGCGGTTCGCAGCAAAATTGGGCCCAGTTGGCTGGGATATAGCAGCGAATCGTATCAGAAGGGCACTACCCCCTGGGACAAATTTTGGTCCAGGATGGATTGTAGATGGTGAGCCACCCCAAAACTCCCAGTGGCCTCCTGTTGTCACATCCACCAATCCCTCTGAGTCCACTGCTCCACCCAACATGCCATCCAAGATTGATGTCCTCCATCACAAGTCTGGACCGTCTTCAAATGGGGCTGTTACTGGTGAGGAGCATCTAACTAGAACTCAAACAGTACCTTCTACATCAGCAAGCTTTGATAAGAGCTCTGAAATTGCCAGTAAAGTAATCAAGCATGAGAATGGAGCTAACAAGTCATGTGGTGGTATAGATAATACTGGACCAGCGCCTCCATTGCAGCACCACAGCCACAGTCGAGAAATCCACTCTAATATCAATGGCTTCTCCGCTGTGTCAAACGCCATGAGTCAATTTGCTGGACACGGGTTATTTGGATCAGGCATTCCTATGACACATGCTCAGGTGCTTGGGATGTTTTCTGGAATGAATGGTAAAGCCAACGGCTATATCCATGGCCACCAACTAACTGCTGATAGTCTTAAAGCAGCACAGAATGGAGATGTTGGAAAGGCGACAGTCAACCCTGTGCAAGGTGCAAGTCATGATCCAAAGATTGTGAATGATAATAGTTCTGCTCACCCAAGCTTGAACGCTGGTGTCCAGTCATCAGGTTCCCTGCCTAAGGGGAAGTTAGTGAATCCAAAGCATCCTGATCTGGCTTTGCAGCTATGA
- the LOC117836355 gene encoding probable serine/threonine-protein kinase PIX13 — translation MGNCFGSADAAAAATKPPSPTKGPPAWPKPTDGGRTQEKGGAGPGRVLEAPRLREFTLAELRAATKGFKPEMVLGEGGFGRVYKGWVDERTLNPAKSSAGVIVAVKKLNPESVQGLQEWQSEVNFLGRLSHPNLVRLLGYCGEDRELLLVYEFMSKGSLENHLFRRGSTEPLAWNTRLKIAIGAARGLAFLHSSEKQVIYRDFKASNILLDSDFTAKLSDFGLAKNGPSAGRSHVTTRVIGTYGYAAPEYVATGHLYVKSDVYGFGVVLLELLTGLRAHDLNRPGHQQNLVDWARPYLSGRGKLTSLMDQRLGGQYPPKAALQAAKLANKCLAGDPRSRPSMADVVAALEGVEAMQAPDAGAKGHRDLPPRPVARRSSPYHDSSRPPR, via the exons ATGGGGAATTGCTTCGGCTCcgcagacgccgccgccgccgccacgaaaCCGCCGAGTCCTACCAAAG GGCCGCCGGCATGGCCGAAGCCGACCGACGGCGGCAGGACGCAGGAGAAGGGAGGTGCGGGGCCGGGGCGCGTCCTCGAGGCGCCGAGGCTGAGGGAGTTCACGCTCGCGGAGCTGCGGGCGGCGACGAAGGGGTTCAAGCCGGAGATGGTGCTCGGGGAGGGCGGCTTCGGCCGGGTCTACAAGGGCTGGGTCGACGAGCGCACGCTCAACCCGGCCAAGAGCAGCGCCGGCGTCATCGTCGCCGTCAAGAAGCTCAACCCGGAGAGCGTCCAGGGCCTGCAGGAGTGGCAG TCCGAGGTCAACTTCTTGGGCAGACTGTCGCACCCCAACCTGGTGAGGCTGCTGGGCTACTGCGGCGAGGACAGGGAGCTGCTCCTGGTGTACGAGTTCATGTCCAAAGGCAGCCTGGAAAACCATCTCTTCAGGA GGGGTTCGACCGAGCCGTTGGCATGGAACACGAGGCTCAAGATCGCCatcggcgcggcgcgcgggctggCCTTCCTGCACTCGTCGGAGAAGCAGGTCATCTACCGGGACTTCAAGGCGtccaacatcctcctcgacTCG GACTTCACGGCGAAGCTGTCGGACTTCGGGCTGGCGAAGAACGGCCCGTCGGCGGGGAGGTCCCACGTGACGACGCGTGTGATCGGCACCTACGGCTACGCGGCGCCGGAGTACGTGGCGACGGGGCACCTGTACGTGAAGAGCGACGTGTACGGCTTCGGCGtggtgctgctggagctgctgaCGGGGCTGCGCGCGCACGACCTCAACCGGCCGGGCCACCAGCAGAACCTGGTGGACTGGGCCCGGCCCTACCTCTCCGGCCGCGGGAAGCTGACGAGCCTCATGGACCAGCGCCTCGGCGGACAGTACCCGCCCAAGGCCGCGCTCCAGGCCGCCAAGCTCGCCAACAAGTGCCTGGCCGGCGACCCCAGGAGCCGGCCATCCATGGCCGACGTCGTCGCCGCGCTCGAGGGCGTCGAGGCCATGCAGGCGCCCGACGCCGGGGCCAAGGGCCACCGGGACCTGCCGCCGCGGCCCGTCGCGCGCCGGTCGTCGCCGTACCATGATTCTTCCAGGCCGCCGCGTTGA
- the LOC117836356 gene encoding probable serine/threonine-protein kinase PBL21, whose translation MGCFGCFAPEADEGDGDHKPSKPDDSSGADARRKVAPDVANGYAHSFTFKDLLVATGYFNEANFIGEGGFGKVYKGKINGQMVAVKQLAQDGVQGRNEFLVEVLMLTVLNHPNLVSLVGFCAQGDERLLVYEYMPFGSLESHLFDVPLGKKPLDWNTRVRIAVGVAEGLSYLHNVADPPVIYRDMKAANILLGEDFSPKLSDFGLAKVGPVGDRTHVSTRVMGTYGYCAPDYVVSGKLTMKSDIYSFGVLLLELITGRRIYDASRPKPEQSLLTWSRPFLHDKRKFYRLADPALLGCYPSSALNQLVVISIMCLQDQPHVRPIIADVVIGLNHVASQPYAPERPPVAMSSPANSGSPQFVGTPSRRRGGRRMAQYA comes from the exons ATGGGTTGCTTCGGGTGCTTCGCACCGGAGGCGGACGAGGGAGACGGGGACCACAAGCCCTCCAAACCCGATGATTCATCAG GGGCTGATGCGAGGAGAAAGGTGGCGCCGGATGTGGCCAACGGCTACGCGCACAGCTTCACCTTCAAGGATCTGCTTGTGGCGACCGGCTACTTCAACGAGGCCAATTTCATAGGGGAAGGTGGATTTGGGAAGGTGTACAAGGGCAAGATCAATGGCCAG ATGGTGGCGGTGAAGCAGCTCGCTCAAGATGGTGTGCAGGGGAGGAACGAGTTCTTGGTGGAAGTTCTCATGCTGACAGTGCTCAACCATCCCAATCTTGTCAGCTTGGTCGGGTTCTGCGCTCAGGGGGACGAGAGGTTGCTCGTGTACGAGTACATGCCGTTCGGCAGCCTGGAGAGCCATTTGTTTG ATGTGCCTCTTGGCAAGAAACCACTTGACTGGAACACACGTGTAAGGATAGCTGTTGGAGTAGCAGAAGGGCTTTCTTACTTGCACAATGTAGCTGATCCACCAGTCATTTACCGTGATATGAAAGCTGCTAATATTCTGCTTGGAGAGGATTTCAGTCCAAAGCTTTCTGACTTTGGACTTGCAAAAGTTGGACCTGTTGGTGACAGAACTCATGTGTCCACAAGAGTTATGGGTACCTATGGTTACTGTGCTCCTGACTATGTTGTGAGTGGTAAACTTACCATGAAATCGGACATCTACAGCTTCGGTGTCCTTCTGTTGGAACTGATAACTGGCAGGAGGATTTACGACGCGTCAAGGCCTAAACCAGAGCAGAGTTTGCTAACATGG TCAAGGCCATTTCTGCATGACAAGAGGAAGTTCTACCGGCTTGCTGATCCAGCTCTGCTGGGCTGCTACCCGTCATCAGCGCTGAACCAGTTAGTTGTGATCAGCATCATGTGCCTCCAAGACCAGCCCCATGTTCGCCCTATCATCGCTGATGTTGTGATAGGCCTGAACCATGTCGCAAGCCAGCCATATGCCCCTGAACGCCCGCCGGTAGCTATGAGCTCCCCTGCGAACAGCGGGTCACCGCAATTCGTTGGCACGCCATCCAGAAGGAGAGGTGGTAGAAGGATGGCACAGTATGCATAG
- the LOC117835825 gene encoding uncharacterized protein, whose amino-acid sequence MSTLLTTRRAAVLQNVIFGSWIPCCRGLRQGDPLSPYLFIIIADLLFRMITAAAASTMLKHPLVDDLECPVIQYMDDTLILIRAEELQVRLLKLVLDMFAASTGLTINFSKSTFVPIHVKPEHSTLLAGILGCAVGCFHQTYLGLPLSNAKLPACVLDKLAIPVKRCIPSWRVQLLTRGGCLILANAVMYLKPVYAMAVIRLPLSTIECIDKPC is encoded by the coding sequence ATGAGCACGCTGCTCACGACTAGGCGTGCCGCGGTGCTCCAGAATGTCATATTTGGGTCGTGGATTCCTTGCTGCCGGGGGCTGCGGCAAGGCGACCCCCTCAGCCCgtacctcttcatcatcatcgctgACCTCCTCTTCCGGATGATcactgccgccgctgcctccaccaTGCTCAAGCACCCGCTAGTGGATGACTTGGAATGTCCTGTCATCCAATACATGGATGACACCCTCATCCTGATCCGCGCGGAGGAGCTTCAAGTGCGCCTGCTCAAGCTGGTCCTCGACATGTTTGCGGCATCCACGGGCCTCACGATCAACTTCTCCAAGAGCACATTTGTGCCAATCCACGTCAAGCCTGAGCACTCTACCCTGCTCGCCGGAATCTTGGGCTGTGCGGTTGGCTGCTTCCACCAAACTTACCTGGGCCTCCCACTCTCCAACGCCAAGCTCCCTGCATGCGTCCTTGACAAACTGGCCATCCCCGTCAAGAGGTGTATCCCAAGTTGGCGCGTGCAACTCCTCACGCGTGGTGGGTGCCTGATCTTGGCCAATGCGGTCATGTATCTGAAGCCGGTGTACGCCATGGCGGTGATCCGCCTACCTCTGTCCACCATCGAGTGCATTGACAAGCCCTGCTGA